In a genomic window of Pontibacter liquoris:
- a CDS encoding pseudouridine synthase, which produces MEPKRLNKFISDAGFCSRREADRLIEEERVTVNGKRPEAGTKVTAKDKVRIDDQLLTVREEKPVFLVFNKPSNMSANADPSVRDNVVRAINYPASIQPIGHLEREAEGVLFLCNDNDLVRRMTKSDNLFEKEYIVTVDKLISQDLINNLSTGGAAEAGENKKKNFIAKEGPTRFRIVLPPNTNHNLKRMCETLGYKVVHLQRLRVQQITLAKLATGHWRTLTEAEIESLRQTAATRIAKSAEMGRSSRNERYEEDRPARSRSYAKPESGPRIGKSKPGGKSSTGNTLGKKNTSRPEAPGAKNTRSTGKGGAPRGGAAAPKDRGAAPRSSAPKNEGRTSATGKGSSRRPR; this is translated from the coding sequence ATGGAACCAAAGCGATTAAATAAATTTATCAGTGACGCGGGCTTCTGCTCCCGCCGCGAAGCCGACAGGCTTATTGAAGAAGAGCGTGTAACGGTAAACGGTAAAAGACCCGAGGCCGGTACCAAAGTAACCGCCAAAGACAAAGTACGCATCGATGACCAATTATTGACGGTACGGGAAGAAAAGCCTGTTTTCCTGGTGTTTAACAAACCCTCCAACATGTCAGCCAATGCAGATCCGTCAGTGCGCGACAATGTGGTGCGGGCCATCAATTACCCGGCTTCCATCCAGCCCATCGGCCACCTGGAACGCGAAGCGGAAGGCGTGCTGTTTCTGTGCAACGACAATGATCTGGTGCGCAGGATGACCAAGTCGGATAATTTGTTCGAGAAGGAATACATCGTAACAGTAGACAAGCTGATCTCGCAGGATCTGATCAACAACCTGAGCACCGGCGGCGCAGCGGAGGCCGGCGAGAACAAGAAGAAAAACTTTATAGCCAAAGAAGGGCCGACACGTTTCCGAATTGTGTTGCCCCCTAACACCAACCATAACCTGAAGCGCATGTGCGAAACACTGGGTTATAAAGTGGTGCATTTGCAGCGGCTACGCGTGCAGCAGATTACGCTGGCCAAGCTGGCCACCGGCCACTGGCGCACCTTAACAGAGGCAGAAATTGAAAGCCTTCGGCAAACCGCAGCTACCAGAATAGCTAAAAGCGCTGAAATGGGCCGCAGTAGCCGAAATGAGCGTTACGAAGAGGACAGGCCCGCCAGGAGCAGGTCGTATGCGAAACCGGAAAGCGGCCCGCGGATAGGCAAGTCCAAACCAGGAGGCAAGAGCAGTACGGGCAACACGCTAGGAAAAAAAAATACATCCCGTCCAGAAGCTCCAGGCGCTAAAAACACCCGAAGCACTGGCAAGGGAGGAGCGCCCAGAGGCGGAGCAGCAGCACCAAAAGACCGCGGAGCTGCACCCAGAAGCAGTGCGCCTAAAAACGAGGGCAGAACCAGTGCCACCGGAAAAGGTTCCTCCAGACGACCGCGTTAA
- the rluF gene encoding 23S rRNA pseudouridine(2604) synthase RluF has protein sequence MEPIRLNKFISDTGTCSRREADKLIAQGRVMVNGKLPEAGTKVTGKDKIRIDGRALEVNEAEPVYLLLNKPPGIETTTDTSQKDNIIRFVNYPERIFPVGRLDKDSEGLIILTNDGDIVNKILRAGNKHEKEYVVTVDKPINQDFVDRMSNGVSILGVNTKKCVVQQEGANRFRIILTQGMNRQIRRMCEALGYEVQTLQRTRIMNLTLAKLPLGQWRNLTDPEIAELQQLVATSVKTEEGSTGKKRASEGPARKDKPKPRSTSGGSTARPGNGSKGSSKSTPAGKREKPKSSTNSARGSRGASKGATATGGRNRSGPGRSGAPKSGRKR, from the coding sequence ATGGAACCCATAAGATTAAATAAATTTATAAGCGATACAGGCACCTGTTCCCGCCGCGAAGCCGACAAGCTTATTGCACAGGGACGGGTGATGGTAAATGGCAAGTTGCCGGAGGCAGGCACCAAAGTAACGGGAAAAGATAAGATCCGCATCGACGGGCGCGCGCTGGAAGTAAATGAAGCAGAGCCGGTCTACCTGCTTCTTAACAAGCCGCCCGGCATCGAGACCACCACCGATACCTCGCAGAAAGACAACATCATCCGATTTGTGAATTACCCGGAACGCATTTTCCCGGTGGGCCGCCTCGACAAAGATTCCGAAGGGCTTATTATCCTCACAAACGATGGCGACATTGTAAACAAGATCCTGCGGGCCGGCAACAAACACGAGAAGGAGTATGTTGTGACGGTGGACAAGCCCATTAACCAGGATTTTGTGGACCGAATGAGCAACGGCGTGTCTATACTTGGGGTGAACACGAAAAAATGCGTGGTGCAGCAGGAAGGCGCCAACAGGTTCCGCATCATCCTTACCCAAGGCATGAACCGCCAGATCCGCCGCATGTGCGAGGCGCTAGGCTACGAAGTACAAACCCTGCAGCGCACCCGCATCATGAACCTGACGCTGGCCAAGCTGCCCCTGGGCCAGTGGCGCAACCTGACAGACCCCGAAATAGCAGAACTGCAGCAGCTGGTAGCCACTTCTGTTAAAACGGAAGAAGGCTCTACCGGCAAGAAACGCGCGAGCGAGGGGCCGGCCAGAAAAGACAAACCAAAGCCGCGTAGTACCTCCGGCGGGAGTACGGCGCGGCCGGGCAATGGCTCCAAAGGAAGTTCTAAAAGCACCCCGGCCGGTAAACGCGAAAAACCGAAGAGCAGCACCAATAGTGCCAGAGGCTCCAGAGGGGCATCGAAAGGCGCCACCGCAACCGGCGGCAGAAACAGAAGTGGCCCCGGCCGCAGCGGCGCTCCAAAAAGTGGCAGAAAACGCTAA
- a CDS encoding DUF1622 domain-containing protein has product MQYLYLLQEAISAPSEATGPQKMEETIITAVQWLKLGVETIGALIIGLGVIIAAFYFIKALVPPQIQSYNKIRLVLARYLALALEFQLGADILSTAIAPSWEQIGKLGAIAVIRTMLNYFLTKEMQEEKEATGDNDDRSLTPSTASNES; this is encoded by the coding sequence ATGCAATATCTATACTTGCTCCAGGAAGCAATTTCCGCCCCCTCCGAGGCAACAGGCCCACAGAAAATGGAAGAAACCATCATTACGGCTGTGCAGTGGCTCAAGCTGGGTGTGGAAACCATTGGGGCTCTCATTATCGGCCTAGGCGTAATCATTGCCGCTTTTTATTTTATAAAAGCTCTTGTTCCGCCACAGATACAAAGTTATAACAAGATCCGGCTGGTGCTGGCCCGATACCTGGCGTTGGCGCTGGAGTTTCAGTTGGGAGCTGACATTCTCTCCACGGCCATTGCTCCTTCCTGGGAACAGATCGGCAAGCTGGGCGCTATTGCCGTGATTCGGACCATGCTTAACTATTTCCTCACCAAAGAAATGCAGGAAGAAAAAGAAGCGACCGGCGATAATGACGACAGAAGTTTAACGCCTAGCACAGCTTCTAACGAAAGTTAG
- a CDS encoding CocE/NonD family hydrolase, whose product MKKIYALLLLVVFCNGPLAAQNKYAEEHYTKEDVYIPMRDGTKLFTSIYTPKDASRKQKYPMVMQRTCYSIAPYGAGKFPARLGPSETMMKEGYIFVYQDVRGRYKSEGTWTNMTPIIDKKKGKKQVDEASDTYDTIDWLLKHAANNNGKVGQWGISYPGFYTAAGILSNHPALKASSPQAPISDFFFDDFHHNGALLESYFFTYPVFGVQKTDTTSKAWYSDQMIKPETKDGYQFLLDMGPLTNADKYYKNNFFWQETINHPNYDEFWQKRSLPRHFGKVKPAVMFVGGWFDAEDLTGPLALFKTVKKSDPTAYNTIVMGPFGHGRWSRETGHTMHSNIYFGDSIATFYQKNIEAKFFQHFLKGKGDKASGLPTAYMFDTGKKEWKTFNQWPVPTATRQKLYLGADGKISMTAPAAAGSVSYISDPAKPVPYTEDNTTTMGFTPHNYMSEDQRFAGRRPDVLVYQTDVLEEDVTLGGEIMSHLKIASTGTDADFIVKLIDVYPGDTENNDYMPNKNILLSNYWQLVRLEIMPARFRNSFEKPEPLVANQKTDVKVPLQDVLHTFKKGHRIMIQVQSTAFPLFARNPQKFVENPYKAIASDYIKATETVYNDSYVEVEVLK is encoded by the coding sequence ATGAAAAAAATTTACGCTCTTTTGCTGCTGGTCGTCTTCTGCAACGGCCCGCTGGCAGCACAAAACAAGTATGCGGAGGAACACTACACCAAGGAGGATGTATACATCCCCATGCGCGACGGTACCAAGCTGTTTACCTCTATATATACCCCGAAAGATGCTTCGCGCAAGCAGAAATACCCGATGGTAATGCAGCGCACCTGTTACAGCATTGCGCCTTACGGAGCCGGTAAATTTCCGGCCCGCCTGGGCCCATCGGAGACTATGATGAAGGAAGGCTACATATTTGTATACCAGGATGTGCGTGGCCGCTACAAAAGCGAAGGCACCTGGACCAACATGACCCCAATCATCGACAAGAAGAAAGGTAAAAAGCAGGTAGACGAGGCCTCCGATACCTATGACACCATCGACTGGCTGCTAAAGCACGCCGCCAATAACAACGGCAAAGTGGGGCAGTGGGGCATTTCGTATCCTGGCTTTTATACTGCTGCGGGCATTTTATCAAACCACCCGGCGCTGAAAGCTTCTTCGCCACAGGCGCCTATTTCAGATTTCTTCTTTGATGATTTCCACCACAACGGTGCGCTGCTCGAGAGCTACTTTTTTACCTACCCGGTTTTTGGGGTGCAAAAGACAGATACCACCAGCAAAGCCTGGTATTCGGACCAGATGATCAAGCCGGAAACAAAGGATGGCTACCAGTTTTTGCTGGACATGGGCCCGCTGACCAATGCCGATAAGTATTACAAGAACAACTTTTTCTGGCAGGAAACCATTAATCACCCCAACTACGACGAGTTCTGGCAGAAGCGCAGCTTGCCGCGGCATTTCGGTAAAGTAAAACCGGCGGTGATGTTTGTAGGCGGCTGGTTTGATGCCGAAGACCTGACCGGCCCATTGGCCTTGTTCAAAACGGTAAAGAAATCGGATCCGACGGCGTATAACACCATTGTAATGGGACCCTTCGGGCACGGCCGCTGGTCGCGCGAAACCGGCCATACTATGCACAGCAACATTTACTTTGGCGATAGCATTGCCACGTTCTACCAAAAGAATATCGAAGCTAAATTCTTCCAGCATTTCCTTAAAGGCAAAGGGGATAAAGCATCCGGACTGCCAACTGCCTATATGTTCGACACGGGTAAAAAAGAATGGAAAACGTTTAACCAGTGGCCGGTACCTACGGCAACGCGTCAGAAATTATACCTGGGGGCCGACGGCAAAATAAGTATGACGGCACCTGCCGCAGCCGGTTCGGTTTCGTACATCAGTGACCCGGCTAAACCGGTACCCTACACCGAAGACAATACCACCACAATGGGCTTTACGCCGCACAACTACATGAGCGAAGACCAGCGTTTTGCCGGCCGCCGTCCGGATGTACTGGTATACCAGACCGATGTTCTCGAGGAGGATGTGACGCTTGGCGGGGAGATCATGTCGCACTTAAAAATTGCCTCTACTGGTACAGATGCGGATTTTATTGTGAAGTTGATCGACGTTTACCCCGGCGATACGGAGAACAATGACTACATGCCCAACAAGAACATCCTGCTGAGCAACTACTGGCAGTTGGTACGGCTGGAAATTATGCCGGCCCGTTTCCGCAACAGCTTCGAAAAGCCCGAGCCGCTGGTGGCCAACCAGAAGACGGACGTGAAAGTGCCCCTGCAGGACGTGCTGCATACCTTCAAAAAAGGCCACCGCATCATGATCCAGGTGCAAAGCACCGCTTTCCCGCTGTTTGCCCGTAACCCGCAGAAGTTTGTAGAAAATCCCTACAAAGCCATTGCCAGCGACTACATTAAAGCCACCGAAACAGTGTATAACGACAGCTATGTAGAGGTGGAAGTGCTGAAATAA